AATATAAAAATAAGGGTACAAAAGTAATAAAGAAAATTGGTTTGATAGTGTATTAAAAAATTAAAAATGTATAAAATAATGGAACTAACGGGTATATTATTTATCTAAATCGATATATTTAATTAATAAAGTATCAACAATTCCGGTTCTGCTTGAAAAATCTTCAATTGATGTAAAATACATCTTTGCTCTATTATTTACAATTATTTTTGTCATATCATAATCAATATACGGATGACGCAAAATATCTTTAAATTCTAATTTGTTAATTGCCAATTTATTAATACGAGATGTGTCAATTGTAATATTATTTTTTAATTTATCATACATTTCTTCGGTAAAATATTTTATCTCAAGCAATTGTCTTTTACAATAAAAACCGCCTAACCTATCCCGATAATAAATAATTCTTCCGGCAAAAACCTGGCCGATTCCGGCAAGCGGTAATAAACCCGCAGAATCAACGGAATTTAATTCGACTAATAATGGAATTTCTTTCACCGGAACCTGTTTTACTTTTTCTTGTTTTGGATGTTCATTTGATGGCATAATATTTTGTAATTCTTTAGTTCGAGGCAAAACCTGTTCTTTAATTTCTTGTTCCGGTAACGGCAATTCCACAATCATCTTTTCATATTTCAGAAATTCCTTTTTTGATTGATAATTTGAATAAAGCATACGAAATACCGACAGTAAAATAATTATTATCGATAGCATCACAATATTTCGTCTATCGGTTTTTGAAAAAAATAAATACTCTTTCATATTATTTTCTTAATATTTTTGTTCCTATTTTACATTT
This portion of the Bacteroidales bacterium genome encodes:
- a CDS encoding helix-hairpin-helix domain-containing protein, encoding MKEYLFFSKTDRRNIVMLSIIIILLSVFRMLYSNYQSKKEFLKYEKMIVELPLPEQEIKEQVLPRTKELQNIMPSNEHPKQEKVKQVPVKEIPLLVELNSVDSAGLLPLAGIGQVFAGRIIYYRDRLGGFYCKRQLLEIKYFTEEMYDKLKNNITIDTSRINKLAINKLEFKDILRHPYIDYDMTKIIVNNRAKMYFTSIEDFSSRTGIVDTLLIKYIDLDK